In Fodinibius saliphilus, a genomic segment contains:
- a CDS encoding tetratricopeptide repeat protein, protein MKLLKNCITTVVFSLLIVGAVSNVDAQDKRSAVKTYNKALESAQNGDIEQSINLFNQAITQAESLGEEGKDILQRSQQKLPQVHYQLALQRYKAFKSNNSIETLDAAINEFRNTKDVAEKYNDQRRAKKANGIVTKLMYSKALLYYQQGNNNDALTTLDKVIERNANYAKAYYQKGIVMKKVDSKNIDDAIAQFDKAIKVANEIGESRTATRAKESARDQLVYQGAQAISNENFERAVDLLDRALKYDSTSADAYFRLAEAHNKMQNWQSAANNAQKGLDYEKGGKTEQAKIYFELATAYKGLGQKENACSAFSNASYGSFKSPAQHQMEYELKCDSATN, encoded by the coding sequence ATGAAATTGTTAAAAAACTGCATAACAACCGTTGTATTTAGTCTTTTAATAGTAGGGGCAGTGTCAAATGTAGATGCCCAAGATAAGCGATCAGCGGTAAAAACATATAACAAAGCTTTAGAGTCGGCTCAAAATGGTGATATTGAGCAGTCTATCAATTTATTCAACCAAGCAATTACCCAAGCAGAGTCTTTAGGTGAAGAAGGGAAAGATATTCTGCAGCGATCTCAACAAAAACTGCCACAGGTGCATTACCAGCTGGCCTTACAGCGATACAAAGCTTTTAAAAGTAATAATTCGATTGAAACATTAGATGCAGCGATTAATGAATTCAGGAATACTAAAGATGTTGCTGAAAAGTATAATGATCAACGTCGTGCCAAAAAAGCAAATGGTATAGTTACCAAGTTGATGTATTCAAAAGCATTATTGTATTATCAACAAGGCAATAACAACGATGCTTTAACTACACTTGATAAAGTTATTGAACGAAATGCCAACTATGCTAAGGCTTATTACCAGAAAGGTATTGTCATGAAGAAGGTAGATAGTAAAAATATTGATGATGCTATTGCCCAGTTTGATAAAGCTATTAAGGTAGCCAATGAAATTGGTGAAAGTCGTACGGCTACTCGTGCTAAAGAATCGGCACGTGATCAGTTAGTGTATCAAGGGGCTCAAGCTATTAGTAATGAAAACTTTGAAAGAGCAGTAGATTTGCTAGATCGTGCATTAAAGTATGATTCGACCTCTGCTGATGCTTATTTCCGTCTTGCTGAGGCACATAATAAGATGCAAAACTGGCAAAGTGCAGCTAATAATGCTCAAAAGGGGCTGGATTACGAAAAAGGTGGTAAAACCGAACAGGCAAAAATATACTTTGAATTAGCAACTGCTTACAAAGGGTTGGGACAAAAAGAAAATGCATGTAGTGCCTTTAGTAATGCTTCCTACGGATCATTTAAATCGCCTGCCCAGCACCAAATGGAATACGAACTGAAATGTGATAGCGCTACAAATTAA
- the tkt gene encoding transketolase produces MNHTITSLDELCVNTIRTLSMDAVQAAESGHPGMPMGMADAAYVLWTKFLKHDPSNPDWYNRDRFILSAGHGSMLLYSLLHLTGYDLSLEELKNFRQWESLTPGHPEYGHTPGVETTTGPLGQGFATGVGMAMAERHLAAKFNEAGLPITDHYTYGIVSDGDLMEGISQEAASLAGHLKLGKIIYLYDDNEISIDGSTDLSFTEDVSKRFESCDWHIIEIDGHDRDAVEKAILEAQKETDKPSLIRCRTHIGFGSPNKQDSASSHGAPLGEDEIKKTKENLGWDPEATFHIPDDVLEHFRTAKEKGSEYRDQWEARFNQYKETYGEQAAQFEAAISRELPSDFEDFLPTFEADEDGLATRASSGKVIQEMAPNIPHLIGGSADLTGSNKTWMDDSGIFSASNYAGQNIHFGVREHAMGAALNGMALHTGVIPYGGTFLIFSDYCRPAIRLAALSNIPSIFVFTHDSVGLGEDGPTHQPIEHLASLRAMPNALVLRPADANEVAWSWKAAISYTEGPSLLALTRQNVPTFERTKENAASNTLKGGYILADSDKEQPDVILMGSGSEVQYAMKAKYKLADEGIDARVVSMPCWKLFREQDKSYKQKVLPSAVTARISIEAAATFGWREWIGSEGIAIGLDHFGASAPFQDIYNHFGLTTDNIVQEARTLVD; encoded by the coding sequence ATGAATCACACCATTACTTCGCTTGATGAGCTGTGCGTAAATACGATTAGAACCCTATCGATGGATGCTGTACAAGCAGCTGAATCTGGCCACCCTGGTATGCCCATGGGTATGGCTGATGCAGCTTATGTACTTTGGACTAAGTTTTTAAAACACGACCCTTCTAACCCTGATTGGTACAACAGAGATCGTTTTATACTCTCAGCAGGGCATGGATCGATGTTGCTATACAGCCTCTTACATCTTACTGGTTATGATTTATCATTAGAAGAACTTAAAAATTTTCGTCAATGGGAAAGCCTTACTCCAGGGCATCCCGAGTACGGGCACACGCCGGGTGTAGAAACAACAACAGGTCCGTTGGGGCAGGGGTTTGCTACTGGTGTGGGTATGGCAATGGCTGAAAGACATTTGGCTGCTAAATTTAATGAAGCTGGATTACCCATTACAGATCATTATACCTACGGTATTGTCAGTGATGGTGATCTTATGGAAGGAATCTCACAAGAAGCCGCTTCTCTTGCCGGACATTTGAAGCTTGGCAAGATTATTTATCTCTATGATGATAATGAGATCTCAATTGATGGAAGTACTGATCTATCTTTTACAGAAGATGTTTCTAAGCGATTTGAGTCATGTGACTGGCATATTATTGAAATCGACGGTCATGACCGCGATGCAGTAGAGAAGGCAATTTTAGAAGCACAGAAAGAAACAGATAAACCATCACTGATTCGCTGTAGAACACATATCGGATTTGGTAGCCCAAATAAACAAGATAGTGCTTCTTCCCACGGTGCTCCCCTTGGTGAAGATGAGATTAAGAAAACGAAAGAAAATTTGGGTTGGGATCCTGAGGCAACTTTCCACATTCCCGATGACGTGTTAGAGCACTTTAGAACAGCCAAAGAGAAAGGCAGTGAATATCGTGACCAATGGGAAGCACGGTTTAACCAGTATAAAGAAACGTATGGCGAACAAGCAGCTCAGTTTGAGGCCGCTATTAGCCGGGAACTACCGTCTGATTTTGAAGATTTTTTACCGACTTTTGAGGCTGATGAAGATGGTTTGGCAACAAGGGCCTCTTCCGGTAAGGTAATTCAGGAAATGGCACCCAATATTCCTCATTTAATTGGCGGTTCGGCAGACCTTACGGGTAGTAATAAAACCTGGATGGATGATTCCGGAATTTTTAGTGCTTCGAACTATGCCGGACAAAATATCCATTTTGGAGTACGTGAGCATGCCATGGGAGCGGCACTTAATGGTATGGCATTACATACCGGCGTAATTCCTTATGGAGGAACGTTTTTAATCTTTTCAGACTATTGCCGTCCGGCAATACGTCTTGCTGCACTTTCAAATATACCATCCATATTTGTGTTTACGCATGACAGTGTAGGCCTTGGTGAAGATGGGCCCACCCACCAACCTATTGAGCATTTGGCATCATTACGAGCTATGCCTAATGCTTTGGTCTTGCGACCAGCTGATGCAAATGAGGTTGCCTGGAGTTGGAAGGCAGCAATTAGCTATACAGAAGGCCCATCACTTCTTGCACTTACCAGACAAAATGTTCCAACCTTTGAACGTACCAAAGAGAATGCAGCATCAAATACGCTAAAAGGCGGATACATTTTAGCTGATTCTGATAAAGAGCAGCCGGATGTAATTTTGATGGGAAGCGGTTCAGAAGTTCAGTATGCCATGAAAGCTAAATATAAACTTGCTGATGAGGGTATCGATGCACGAGTGGTGAGTATGCCATGCTGGAAACTGTTCCGAGAACAGGATAAATCTTATAAACAAAAGGTATTGCCTTCGGCAGTAACAGCACGTATATCTATTGAGGCCGCTGCTACTTTTGGCTGGCGTGAGTGGATAGGATCCGAAGGGATAGCTATTGGGTTAGATCACTTTGGAGCTTCTGCGCCGTTTCAAGATATTTATAACCACTTCGGTCTAACAACAGATAATATTGTACAAGAAGCTCGTACTCTGGTAGACTAA
- a CDS encoding PP2C family protein-serine/threonine phosphatase — MGLKNEAQSAFQNTKSFYKEYVSGMTRERIGKEFYNDTDRLKQLYSEAINEDLEQRVDSKVPGHMKFLRLFSALTQRLNPTRRLLFGLSLISFVAHYLFGFLQITGFVIFYDLLVPFAFGSMLMLLLVELLEKSDVKREIDLAREIQLSLLPNTEHQTDNLEIVSFANTAKEVGGDYVDIIETEEGTYIVIADVSGKGLTAALYMVRMQALVHLIIEKSNPTPKELFMELNNYVKSDIKDKTFVTACAGFFPKGEDKLIFARAGHNAPIFFSDERDATFDLRSDGYALGMTSSANLQHHMQEKVFHFKSGDSILFYTDGLTEARNEVSEEYGEDRLDAILSVYGSLHAKTIIRKIQSSLENFIGNEKPGDDITFTCVHHKE, encoded by the coding sequence ATGGGCTTAAAAAACGAAGCACAATCTGCTTTCCAAAATACAAAATCGTTTTATAAAGAATATGTTTCCGGTATGACCCGGGAGCGTATCGGTAAAGAGTTTTACAATGATACCGATCGGCTAAAACAACTATACTCTGAAGCAATCAACGAAGATTTAGAGCAACGAGTCGATAGTAAGGTGCCCGGGCATATGAAATTTTTGCGATTATTCTCTGCCCTCACCCAGCGGTTAAACCCAACCAGAAGACTTCTTTTTGGTCTATCATTAATTTCATTTGTAGCACACTATCTTTTCGGATTTCTACAAATAACCGGCTTCGTAATTTTTTATGATCTGTTAGTCCCCTTTGCTTTTGGATCTATGTTAATGCTTTTGCTGGTTGAATTACTTGAAAAGTCTGATGTCAAACGAGAAATTGACTTGGCCCGTGAAATTCAACTCAGCCTATTACCCAATACTGAACATCAAACTGATAATTTAGAAATTGTCTCATTTGCCAATACGGCAAAAGAAGTAGGTGGTGACTATGTGGATATTATTGAGACTGAAGAAGGTACGTATATCGTTATTGCAGATGTTTCCGGTAAAGGGTTGACAGCTGCACTATACATGGTTCGTATGCAGGCACTTGTTCACCTGATTATTGAAAAAAGCAATCCCACTCCTAAAGAGCTATTTATGGAGCTCAATAATTATGTGAAATCAGATATTAAAGACAAAACCTTTGTTACCGCTTGTGCCGGCTTTTTTCCAAAAGGAGAAGATAAACTGATATTTGCACGAGCCGGCCACAATGCTCCCATCTTTTTCAGTGATGAGCGAGATGCAACCTTCGACCTGCGTTCTGATGGCTATGCGCTTGGTATGACATCATCAGCAAACTTACAACACCATATGCAGGAAAAGGTTTTCCATTTTAAGTCGGGAGATAGCATCTTATTCTATACCGATGGCCTGACAGAAGCTCGCAATGAGGTGAGTGAAGAGTACGGAGAAGATCGTCTTGACGCCATACTTAGTGTATATGGATCATTACACGCCAAAACGATCATCCGCAAAATTCAATCCTCACTTGAAAACTTTATCGGCAACGAAAAGCCGGGCGATGATATCACCTTTACCTGTGTACACCATAAAGAGTAA